Genomic window (Juglans microcarpa x Juglans regia isolate MS1-56 chromosome 2S, Jm3101_v1.0, whole genome shotgun sequence):
GATTGTAAGGCAATGATAAATGCTCACTTGGTGGAGGGTACTTGGGTGGTGACCACTGTTGAGATTGCCCATAATCATAGTACTATCAGCCTATAAAAGTCTAGATTCTTTAGATCACACAAGAATTTAGACGAATATAGTCAGAAGATGCTTGGTTTGAACGACAGAGCAGGTATTCGAATGAACAAGAATTTCGGGGTACTTGTTGTTGATGCCGAGGGGGGGGGTTTGAGAATTTGCAGTTTCAAGAAAAAGACtgtcaaaattttattgacaaaacCCGACAATTAAGACTAGGTAAAGGTGGTGGCGAAGCACTGACTAAGTACTTCAAGAGGATGAGATTGCAGAATGATGGttttgtttatgtgattgatgTGGATGAGGAGTTGAGACTTAGAAATGTGTTCTGAGCTGATGCATGTAGTAGAGTAGCGTATGAGTATTTCGGAGATATTATCACCTTCGATACGACATACCTAACAAATAGATACGGTATGCCGTTTGCTCCATTGTTGGTGTAAATCATCATTGGCAGTCTATATTGTTAGGGGCTGGCTTGATTTCAAGTGAGGACACAAGTACTTTTGTGTGGTTGTTTCAAGCATGGTTGGAGTACATGGATGGTTGAGCTCCAAAAGTGATCATAACAGACCAAGACCGAGCAATGAAGGCTGCTATTGCGTTGCTATTCCCAGACACACGCCATAGATATTGTTTATGGCATATAATGCGAAAACTGCCTGAGAAATTGGGATCTCACGCTACCTTCAAAGCAGGGTTGAAGACTGCTATTCAGAGTGCCCAATATGATTCACAGACATGTGATGAGTTTGAGGAGAAGTGGGGGCAACTTATTCATAAATATGAACTAGGTGAAAATGCATGGCTGCAAGGGTTGTATAACGAGAGATCGTTTTGGGTACCGGTGTACCTTAAAGGAGTTTTTTGGGCTGACATAAGCACAACACAGCGTTCTGAAAGCCTGAATACTTTCTTTGATGGGTTTGTGCATTCTGGTATGATGTTGAAAGAATTCGTCAATCAATTTGACAATGTGCTTAGGAAGAAGGTGGAGGTCGAGACGACAACTGATTTCAATTCCTCCAACCAAACCATCCCATGTTCATCTACGTTTCGCATTGAAAAGCAATTTTAAGCGGTGtatacaaatgcaaaatttaaagaGGTTCAAAGAGAGGTTTTGGGAATGATTTTATGTAACTGCATACTTATCAGTAAGGAGGGTTGCATTTCCACCTACAATGTTTTAGATGAAATAACGACAGATGATGACCATGTTAAGAGTATAAAGTACACAGTTTACTTTAACGATGAGGAGATTGATCTGAAATGCACATGTGCAatgtttgagatgagatggattgtcTTTAGGCATGCATTGAACATTTGTCAGATGAATAAGATTTATGCACTACTAGAGAAGTACTTGTTGGATCGATGGAGAAAGGACTTAAAGAGGAGATACACAGTGGTAAAAAGTAACTACGATGACTTACGACAAAATGCGGATTCATGGAGGTATGAGTTTGTGGTGAAACGATGTGTGAAATTAGCTACCTGTGTATCGTCGAGTGATGCTCATGTTATTGCATTCATGTGCCACTTGGATGAGTTTGAGAATCAATTTAAAGGATTAACACTTGAGTCCAGCTCAACGAAGGTAACAGAGATTGTGATCACGGACAAGGGcaagaaaatattaagcccaCACGTTGTCAGAGGGAAAGGGAGGCCgccaacaaaaagaaaggttCCGCCTGTTGGGAAGGCTGCGATCAAGCGAAAGAAGAAACATGTAATAAATTTTCTCCTAGTATTTATTATGTGCATTGCTTTCCACTGCatgcatatttctttttaacggatgtatatttttgtatttgaaactTATTTAGACAcgcaaaaaaatatttgatgataCGAACCAGGATTGTGAGGTGTCAGAAGCTCCAGAAAATGTTgaagtaaaaagtttttatGTGTATTAATTCTATATTGCTTCCCACTGCATTCATAACCACTCTCTAAtggcgattttttttttactttaaattagGAGCAGATACCCAGTGCAGCCAAGGATATTTTGTGGTTCTAACACAGTGTAGTACTGTCACAAAACCAACGCCATTGGGCAATGAGTAGCTGCTCCAGGAAGACTGTAATGTAGAAAATATGTAGTTTGGgcatttttttgtaattttatggattttggaagaCTATGATGTAGAAACTATGTAGTTTGggtattgttttgtatttttatggattttggaagaCTTTCTGGTATTTTTATGGATCTTGGAAGActgtaatgtatttttatgcatttttggaagactgtgatgtatttttatggatttttgaaagattgtgatgtatttttgtggattttggaagactgtgatgtattttgatgtagtttgagtattgttttgtatttttatggattttggaagaCTGTGTTGTATTTTGATGTAGTTTAGgtatgttttgtatttttatagattttggaagcatgtgatgtattttgatgtagtttgggtatgttttgtatttttatggattttggaagCATGTGATATAGTTTGATGTAGTTTGggtatgttttatatttttatggattttggaagcatgtgatgtatttttatgtagtttgagaatattttgtatttttatggattttggaagCATGTAATATATCGCCACATATATTAGGTGTTCTGATGTAGttgggttttgttttgtatGCTCATGGTAGTGATTTTATCCCTGATTAACAATATATGCGTCATCCCAAAGCAGTGCAGTAAGACAATACAATTAACAAAAGATTTCCAACACAGGCCTTAACATTAAAACAATACAATTCATATACATTAATCTGTACCATCCATCTACAATTTACTTCTTCAAAATACATTTATAGTCCAAGGCAACcaaatattattacaattgatAACACCcagtaaatatataataatattcatgcACATCTATTCTCTACGAGctgatttctaattttcttctcttgcttgtaaagaacactctctctctcaactagTTTATCTTTCGTTTTCTAAACTTTATACTCGCGCAACAGTAAATCGTCTTCCCTTTTTTGAGCTGCATTCTCTCTTGTGCATATTTTCTCCTCTACCAATTGAAGTATATTTGCCCATATAAAGAATTGACATATTTCTTCTCCCTACATACAAATTATCAATTCCAAGATTGTTAAATATgacaaattaaaaagtaatacaaaattatgataaaaaaaatatgttttactGTGTTATACTTCGAGCAGGTGTAAAATTTCCTTCCAGGATTTTTGTTAATATGGGAGGTCTTCAATGGGGCTTTCAAGCCACACCAACAAGTTGGTGCTTCTATTTGTAACTCATCAACAACACATGATGATTGACTCGAGGCCATAGGTGATCTAAATGAAACATTTAGCACATTCAATTCCCACCCACTCAAATGGTAAGAAACATGTATTGGTAATGCATCATCATCTCATTCCCTATCTGCCCATCACATGGCCCACCAGCACCACTCCACCTTTCaaccaagacccaaaaaatCAATAGCATAACGTAGATCCATTTCAAATAGACAGAGCAACTATGATTTGCATTTTTCAGAAACCTAAAGCTTAATACACAGCATGTCATAGAATCCAAGCATATCAATACACACCATATCACAGAATCCAAGCATATGAAAACATTCATATTTCGTGTGATATGAAGTTTTAGTTGTTGCTCAACAAGGACCATATTACTGTGGTGTTGGTGCTGACAAAGCCTGGGGCATTGATATAGTGGACTCTCATTACAAGGTTTGTCTATATGCAGGCATCAACATTATCAGTGGCATCTATTGGAGGACTAGGTCAGTATCTTATATGTTCCTCCAATTGTAAGGTTGGGAAATGAATTTTGACAATATATGCAATTGACAGGTACAATCTTTGCAacccaaaagatttttttactAAGCCAATCAAGATCCACATGTTCAAATGCTTTTACATGCATATGTTTCAAAATATACTTGAGCATTACAATGCTAGGAGAAAAAATGACACTAAAATCATAAGGCCAAACTTTCTATCTAGCTGAAGTGCCACAGACAAACTGAGCTGAAATGAACCAAACAACTGAACAAAGCAATGCTCAAGTATAAGGCTCTCTTCTCCCAATATAGTGAAACAAGCATCATACACCAACAATGAAATATTAGTTCATATTTCTATCGGATAATGAAGCATTAAGCCCCATATAGGTGGTCAGCTTACACCCACAATGCCAATTCATCTTCTCCCAATATAGTGAAACAAGCATCATACACCAACAATGAGATATCAGTTCATATTTCTATCGGATAATGAAGCATTAAGCCCTATATAGGTGGTTAGCTTACACCCACAATCACAATTCATGATGAATGTATAATGATAAAGATATTTAtgcaaatttaaagaaaataatacccAAAATATAGGAGAGCAATCATGAGAAGCAATTAGTAATTATCCACAACTAATTAACTACTTTCTAAATAATGCATACCTTAGaaatcataatcataataagaaataaaaaaccagCTCAGAAAATATACCTTTGAGCTACTTCGTTTCGGCAAAGGGAGGGAGGGATGGTGTCGATAGGGGAGAGGGATTCAgtagagggagggagggagggatttCGAGGGGGATTTCTCTTAGGGTTTTTCGAATTGGAAGAGGGAGGGGGGGAGAGGGATTCGgtagagggagggagggagggatttCGAGGGGGATTTCTCTTAGGGTTTTCCTCTTcaggagggggagggggagggggagggggggggagaGGGATTTGGCAGAGGAGGGAGGGATGGATTTTGAGGGCCTCTTCTCTTAGGGTTTCTCGCTTCAgaagagggagggggggggagAGGGATGGATTTCGAGGGCCTCTTCTCTTAGGGTTTCTCGCTTTGGAAGAGGGAGGGGGGAGAGGGATTCAACAGAAGAGGGAGGGATGGATTCGAGGGGAATTTCTCTTAAGGTTTTTTGATTTGGAAAAGGGAGGGGAGAGGGACTGGGGGAGAGAAGAGGGAACACGGGAGGGGAGAGCAGAGGGACTGGGGGAGAGAAGAGCGAACCATTTTTTTTAGTGGACCGAGTTTGCTAGATCATCAAAGTGTGGTGTACGAGAACAAACCGGCCTAGGACTAGAATTTCtcaatagataaacatgtgatgacatgacatatataacaacatatgaacataaactgtagtttccttacccatcacacatacacagtaaattgatagtaagttaagagctaacttacctcgatagttgTGTTATACGAGaataaagcgcgaaacacgaggaactgtaagaaggtattctaataaaaatttaattattaacaattagaaatgtgaaaatagaaaacttaaagtaaaattacaattttatcctctacatgtgaaaaaatgactattttacccctaacttaagaatttcacattctaactcaaaaaattactaaaatttgaatttctcatgtaaattttgtcctaaactcaaatataaactcagaaaaatttaaaaccatttacaACTATGGAAAAATCACTATGGCCAAAACattcataggtcatttctcttgattttgattGCAATTTCTTTCGTCTTCAAAatccatgattaaaccaaaattttgtaacaaatatCTTCCTATCATgtgtttaaaaatacacttaaaatatctattaagaaaagctaatcatcaacactaaactttttataaaaaggctcaaactttttaacaaaaagtgaaccttttttttttttaattaaagagaaggtagtcacatgtccaataatGACCCCtgcccaagtttattaataaaccctcatTTGTGGCGGAGGAAAGCCGTGGTTACAATCACAGTACTTGACTTTTACAAAACTATTGAATTAAAATCTCAAGtactcaaataaaaatacagaagacagaaaaaaaattaaaatacattaccAAACATTTCATTTTGAATTAGCACTTCCGAATCTGAGGTAGGCTACATGCATCTGTTCTGGTGATCcctttcaacaaatgtggaaGCTCCGTTTGACCTATCCATACACGGGACACTCCACTACTTCCTAGTCTTGCCAAAAAATTAGCAGCCTTATTTCCTTCCCGATATATATGACTCATAACAAAATTAATCTCCCCCAACATTCTAActatttcttcccaaaaatcctcaagataCCAAAGAGTACATCTTCCATTCTTAATccaattcactactattaagGAATCCATCTCAATAACCGGATTATCATATCCCCATTGCTTACAATGTTTAAGACCAGCCTATAGAGCCATAACTTCCGCAAGATTATTACTCCCATGCCCATATGATTCTGAGAAAGCATATACCACTTTCCCTAATTCATTCCTGATTACGCCACCTGCACCCAACATTCCAGGATTATTACGACTACTACCATCTACATTCATTTTAAGCCACCCTCTATTTGGCTTTTCCCATCTAACTACCTTCAAAACTTCCTTCTTTCTCGCAATAATAGGTAGACTCAAAGAATTTAACACTTTAATATCATTATCCATTAGACGAGAAGCCTTATTAATTTTAATACCAACCCATTGAATCCAATATTTAACCCATCTCCAAAAGACatgaatcttttctttcttaccTTCCATTCTTGTTTTACATCTCCACCTCCATAAACTCCGAAACCAAGCCTCAATTATTGCTTTCCAAGACCTATTTGGGACAAACGGAATACCCAACATATTGGAACTGAATTTCCAAATGACCGCCGCTATGTACCCACTATACAACACATGATCAAGCTCCTCTATGGCACCTCGTTCACAACACTCACACTTGGACACTAATGGTACGCCCAAATTCCTTATTCGATCATCCACACTTAGACTTAAGTTGAGGGCCTTCCACATAAACAGAGACAACTTCTTAGGAATAGCAACATTCCATATCCACTCCGTccattcaaaattattattcctCTCCCGAACAAGACTCCAAGCACTCCTGGACGTAAAGGAACCCTCCGAATTACCCATCCATACAAGCTTATCTTCTCCTAACCTTTGACCCTTAATTTCATTAGTAATTTCTGCAGCTTTCCCTACCCCTACTAACTgctccaaataattcacatTCCAACTATTATTCAACATAACCTGATTcactttcaaattcaaatcaccCACAATCGGGCAACTCTCCCTCAAAGGCCCAGAACTCATCCACTTATCCTTCCAAAAATACACATTCCCCTCACGAATTCTCCACTTAGAATGCAAGAGGACAAATTTCAATTCTTTAGCTACAGATTTCCAGAATTGGGATCCTCTTGTTATATTAATTTCCAACAGATGCACACCATGCATATACTTTGCACTAAAATACTTTTGCCAGATAGAATCAGTGCATAAAATATTCCATGCAAATTTAGAATGTAATGACCTTTGAATATCAATTAATTTCCTCAACCCAATCCCTCCCTCATCCACAGGACTGCAAACCTTTTCCCATTTAATCCACTTTCTCTAAGGATTCCCATTAACCGAACCCgaaaaaaatgtactcaaaATCTTATTAATCCGAGAATAAACACTTTTTGGAACATGCATCACTGAAAGAAGATGGATTGGCATACTAGAtaatacttgttttaaaagaatCAATCTCGCCCCAGcggaaagaaaatttattttccagCCCTCAATCTGGTTACGAATTCTTTGAACAATATCTTGGAAATGTAATGACTTCAATCTTCCTGAGACAATTGGAACCCCTAAATACTTGAAAGGAAACACCCCTTCCGAGAATTTAGTGATAGATAATATATGCCTTCGTCTGACACAATTAATATGCTTAGAAAATAAGATATGAGATTTGGCATTATTTACCTGTTGCCCCGACCATGAAGCATATGTATTCAAAATACCAACAATTTCCAAAATAGAAGATTTCCCaccattagaaaaaattatcatatcatcAGCATATAATAAATGTGAGACTATAGGGCTATGTCTCAGAAGAGAATAACACTTTACTCTTCCTTCTTCGTACTTCTTTTTAATCAAACGGGAAATTATTTCCTCTACTAAAATGAATAAGTACGGAGATAAAGGATCATCTTGTCGTAAACCCCTTCCACCCTTAAAAAACCCCTTTGTTGTGCCATTCATTACAATCGAATACCAAGGTGTAGTAACACATTGCCTCAAAAGTTGTCTAATTTTCAGAGAAAAACCAAATCCTTCCAATACACAAAATAAGAACTCACAATCAATCGTATCATAGGCTTttgcaaaatcaattttcatcaaaatattaCCTCCTCTGACTTTTTTATTGATGTCATGAATTAGCTCCTGAGTAAGActgatattttcaaagatacttCTACCTGGAAGAAAAGCTCCTTGCTCCTTTGAAATTATTCTACTAAATAGCACTGAAAACCGGTTCACTAGAATCttagaacatattttataaaccaCGGAACAAAGACTAATCGGTCTAAAATTCCCAAATGACGTTGGATTCTGGATTTTAGGAATTAAAACAATATAAGATGCAGTATAAAACCGTGGAAGTTCTGTCCCGCTAAAAAAATCTGTAATTGCTTCAAATACATCTTCTTTCACTAAAGACCAACAATGTTGATAGAACCCTGATCTAAAATCATCCAGACCAGGACTACTATCCTTAGGAATAGAAAACAGAGCATTTTTAACTTCCTCCATCAAAGGAGGACcgccaaaaatattattttcctctTCCGATACTTCATCCGAAATTAAATCAGCCAAATTTGGCAATGAACTCGACTGATTTGCCTTTAAAAATTCCTCAAAATACACACAAGCCTCCTCATGAATGGCTTCCGGAGAACTAAGTACACTACCATCagacattttcattttcattactACATTATGTTTCCTGGATTGTAATGCtttaaagaaagaagatgacGTTTCACCTTGTAAAATCCAATCATGCTTAAACTGTTGAGCAAGTCGAGCTTCCTCTCTTTCTAGCCAGACATCCAGCTCCATCTTATTTGCTAAAACATCCAGTTCAACATCTTCTGAAAACCTCTCTTGTAAACTAGCCTCCCCTTCTTCCACTTTGTTTTCTAAATCTTTAATATGTAGGCCAGTCCAACCAAACATATTCTTATTCCACGTTCTAAGAACCTGTTTTaatctcttcaatttttctgCTAACTTCCACAAACCAGTTCCATAAACTCCTCCCTCCTAAGAACTCGACACACATCGCCAAAAATCTTCATGAGTAGTccacataaaatgaaatttaaatgaagaaGGGCCATATCTGGATAAAGAAGCCAAAAGACCCAATAGCGTGGGAGAATGATCTGAAGACCTCCTAGGCAAATAATGATTATGCATCGAAGGAAACAGCTCCAGAAATTTCAAATTGCACAGAGCTCTGTCAAGCTGTGCCCATCAGCGAGCTATCCTCGATTGCCCGTTGCACTATGAAAATTTGTTCCCTAAAAACGGCATCTCCACCAGTCCATCAGTATCAATAAATGAACAGAACTCCTCCATTGCCATGAGAAGTCTCGGACATCCACCACGCCGTTCACTATCATTCCGCAGAATGTTAAAATCCCCCAAGATCACATGAGGCAGCTGTATAGAGTTTACATTAACAAATCCTCCCATAAAGCCCGCCTATCTAGATACCGGCACTTTGCATATACAGCTGATATCAACACATTTGAATTAATCATCAAAGAAATAAACTAATCCGAGCCTCCCACGACCTCCACCAGTATCCCAGCAACCTAGAAACACCAAATTTTCCCAGCCTTATCCGCATTAGAAAGACACGCACTAAACAAAAGATAATCACACCAATAACTCAGCTTACTGTCATCCCTAAAT
Coding sequences:
- the LOC121253479 gene encoding protein FAR1-RELATED SEQUENCE 6-like, encoding MKAAIALLFPDTRHRYCLWHIMRKLPEKLGSHATFKAGLKTAIQSAQYDSQTCDEFEEKWGQLIHKYELGENAWLQGLYNERSFWVPVYLKGVFWADISTTQRSESLNTFFDGFVHSGMMLKEFVNQFDNVLRKKVEVETTTDFNSSNQTIPCSSTFRIENKEGCISTYNVLDEITTDDDHVKSIKYTVYFNDEEIDLKCTCAMFEMRWIVFRHALNICQMNKIYALLEKYLLDRWRKDLKRRYTVVKSNYDDLRQNADSWRYEFVVKRCVKLATCVSSSDAHVIAFMCHLDEFENQFKGLTLESSSTKVTEIVITDKGKKILSPHVVRGKGRPPTKRKVPPVGKAAIKRKKKHTRKKIFDDTNQDCEVSEAPENVEASTLSVASIGGLGQYLICSSNCKVGK